The region AATTAGCCATATCCTTACACGCCGTAGATGACAAAACGCGCTCGTCTTTAATGCCCTTGAATAAAAAATACAACATTGAATGCGTTTTGAATGAAGTGAGGAAATGGCCTTTAGAGCAACGCAAAAGAGTGATGTTTGAATACCTTTTGATCAAAGATTTAAACGATAGCCTGGATTGCGCTAAAAAACTTTTAAAACTTTTAAACGGCATTAAATCCAAAGTGAATTTGATTTTATTCAACCCGCATGAAGGCTCTAAATTTGAACGCCCCAGTTTAGAGAGCGCTAGAATGTTTGCGGATTTTTTAAACTCCAAAGGCTTATTATGCACCATTAGAGAATCTAAAGCTTTGGATATTGAAGCGGCTTGTGGGCAATTGAGGGAGAAAAAACTCTCTCAGCAAATTTGAAAACTTTTTTGTGGTGTTTGTCTTTTTTCTAATAGGGGGCGTTGGTTTTAGTCAAGCGATAATTCAAAATTTAGGGGATATGGATTAAAAATTAGTGCTAAATTTTCTTTCATTAACAATTAATTAGATTTTATATTGTAGAATAAAATCCTAGCCAGTGAGCTAGAGTTTAAATTTTTAATCAAAGGAGTCATCATGGCACACCATGAAGAACAACACGGCGGGCACCACCACCACCATCACCACACACACCACCACCACTATCATGGCGGTGAACACCACCATCACCATCACAGCTCTCATCATGAAGAAGGTTGTTGCAGCACTAGCGATAGTCATCATCAAGAAGAAGGTTGCTGCCACGGGCATCACGAGTAATATCGGTGTGGCTAGGGGCAACTTGACTAGGGTTGTCTCTAGCTTTGACCTTAAGATACAATCATTCCATTCTAACCCATTCTAATCAAACCCATTAAATCCAATCCAACCACCGCAACACGCTTGATTTTTATTTTTACAAACATTTATTAATGTTAAAAATACTCATCAATGCCTATAAAAAGTAATTTTTTATTTAATAATATTGTTAAGACTTTTTAATATTTTAATACCAACGCTCCATAAAATAAAGCCTTGCGTTTTATCGTTCCAACCCCCATGCGTCTTTAAAAGAAGCGTTTTTAAGCTTTAAATTCAAGCTCCCTTCAATCCATTGGGTATTAGCCCCCTTTTCGTTATTGTCAAACAAGAACACCCCTAAAAGGCCTCTAGGGGTTTTAATCAGGCTCAATTCCACGCTAGGAAGAATGATCCTGCTGTCAGGTTTGACTTCAAAGGCTAGGAAAAAAGGGCGGTTGTTTTTGAAATCATAGCCATTTTTAGTGTATGAATAGCCAGGAGCGCTCTGCAAGATGCCTTTTTGAGTTTCCACGCTAAAAGAATCCAAGTAATAAAACCCAGGATCTAGCTTGAACGATTGGACTTTGGCTAAAGCGTAGCGGTTTTTCCATAAAAGCATGAAGCGCTCACTCCCTAGCATGAATAAAGGCCCTCTAGGGTCTTTGAGCTTTGCTTTAGGGTTTTTTTCAAGCACTTCATTGTGTTTGGCGATAACTCCTCTATCCACTTTACGCCAATAAGTGCGCACGCTTTGGCCCTGATGCGCGATATAAAGATTCACCAAACCAGAATGATGGCCTTTAGGGGGCAAGCAAGAGGCTAATAAAAGAGCGGCTAACAAACTCACAATTTGAAACTTCAAACAAATTCCTTAAAAAGAGTGGTGGCTGAATGCTAACATGCTAAAACTAAAACCCTAATAAGTTATGGATAAAAACTTAAAGAATAGGGTAAAATAAACGCATGCGAATAGACAAATTTTTACAATCAGTGGGTTTAGTGAAGCGGCGCGTTTTAGCGACAGATATGTGCAATGTAGGGGCGGTGTGGCTTAATGGGAGTTGCGCTAAGGCTAGTAAAGAAGTGAAAATTGGCGATGTGATTAGCTTGCACTATTTAAAGGGGATAGAAGAATACACGATTTTACAAATCCCCACTTTAAAAAATGTGCCACGAAAAGACACACACCTTTATATCGCTCCTAAAACAAAAAAATAAAGATAAAAGACTAAGGATCAATCAGTGAAAGAATACAAAGACACCCTAAACTTAAACACAACCACCTTTTCTATGAAAGGGAATTTGAGCGTTAATGAGCCTAAAACTTACGCTAAATGGCAAGAACAGCAAGCGTTCAAACGCATGCAAGCTAGGAAAGATAACCATGGGGATTTCACTTTGCATGACGGGCCGCCTTATGCGAACGGGCATTTGCATTTAGGGCATGCCTTAAACAAAATTTTAAAAGACATTGTCGTTAAAAGAGAATATTTTAAGGGGAAGAAAATCTATTACACGCCCGGTTGGGATTGCCATGGTTTGCCCATTGAGCAGCAAATTTTAGAGCGATTAGAAAAAGAAAAAACAAGCCTAGAAAACCCCACGCTGTTTAGAGAAAAGTGCCGAGATCATGCGAAAAAATTTTTAGAAATCCAAAAGAATGAATTTTTGCAATTAGGCGTTTTGGGGGATTTTGAAGATCCTTATAAAACCATGGATTTTAAATTTGAAGCGAGCATTTATAGGGCTTTAGTGGAAGTGGCTAAAAAAGGGCTTTTGAAAGAGCGCCATAAGCCTATTTATTGGAGTTATGCATGCGAGAGCGCTTTAGCGGAAGCTGAAGTGGAATACAAGACGAAAAAATCGCCCTCCATTTTCGTGGCGTTTGGTTTGAAAAAGGAGAGTTTAGAAAAATTAAAAGTCAAAAAAGCGAGCTTAGTGATTTGGACGACCACGCCTTGGACTTTGTATGCGAATGTGGCGATCGCTTTGAAAAAAGACGCTGTTTATGCGCTCACCCAAAAAGGCTATTTAGTCGCTAAAGCCTTGCATGAAAAATTAGCCGCTTTAGGGGTGGTGGATAATGCGATCACGCATGAATTCAATTCCAATGATTTAGAATACTTGAAAGCGACCAATCCTTTAAACCAAAGAGATTCCCTAATCACTCTAGGAGAGCATGTCGGTTTAGAAGATGGCACAGGAGCCGTGCATACCGCACCTGGGCATGGTGAAGAGGACTACTATTTAGGCTTAAAATACCATTTAGAAGTGTTAATGTCCGTAGATGAAAAGGGTTGCTATGATGAGGGCATTATCCATAACCAACTATTAGATGAAAGCTATCTGGGCGAGCATGTTTTTAAGGCTCAAAAACGCATTATAGAGCAATTGGGCGATTCTTTATTGCTAGAGCAAGAGATTGAGCATTCCTACCCGCATTGCTGGAGGACGCACAAGCCTGTGATTTACAGAGCGACCACGCAATGGTTTATTTTAATGGATGAGCCTTTTACCCAAAATAATGGCTCTCAAAAAACCTTAAGAGAAGTGGCTTTAGATGCGATTGAAAAGGTGGAATTTGTGCCAAGCAGCGGGAAAAACCGCCTAAAAACCATGATAGAAAACCGTCCTGATTGGTGCTTGAGCCGGCAAAGAAAATGGGGCGTGCCACTGGCCTTTTTCATAGACAAACGCACGAATAAGCCTTGTTTTGAAAGCGAAGTTTTAGAGCATGTGGCGAATCTTTTTGAGAAAAAAGGCTGTGATGTGTGGTGGGAGTCTAGCGTAAAAGATTTATTACCCCCTAATTATCAAGATAACGCCAAGCATTATGAGAAAATCATGCACATTTTAGACGTGTGGTTTGATAGCGGTAGCACCTTTAAGGCGGTTTTAGAAGACTATCATGGAGAAAAAGGGCAAAGCCCTAGCGATGTGATCTTAGAAGGGAGCGATCAGCATAGGGGGTGGTTTCAAAGCTCGCTTTTAATCGGTTGTGTTTTAAATAATCAAGCCCCTTTTAAAAAGGTCATTACGCATGGCTTCATTGTAGATGAAAAGGGCGAGAAAATGAGCAAATCTAAGGGCAATGTGGTGTCTTTGGATAACTTACTCAAAAAGCATGGGAGCGATGTGGTGCGTTTGTGGGTAGCGTTTAATGACTATCAAAACGATTTGAGGGTCTCTCAAACCTTCTTCATTCAAACAGAACAGCATTATAAGAAATTCCGCAACACCCTTAAATTCTTACTCGCCAATTTTAGCGATATGGATCTTAAGAATTTAGAACGCTCCCATGACTTTAGCCCTTTAGATCATTTTATATTAGAGGCTTTAGAAACAACAAGCGCTGGAGTCAATAGCGCGTTTGAAGAGCATGACTTTGTGAAGGGCTTGAATATTTTAATGGCGTTTGTTACCAATGAATTGAGCGGGATTTATTTAGACGCTTGTAAGGATAGCTTGTATTGCGATAGCAAAAATAATGAAAAACGCCAAGCCATTCAAATGGTCTTACTCGCTGTGGCCAGTCAATTGTGCTACTTTTTAGCCCCGATTTTAACGCACACGATTGAAGAAGTTTTAGAGCATAGCCAGGTGCTTTGCGCGTTTTTACAAGCCAAAGATGTGTTTGATTTGAGAGGCATTAATATTTTAGAAAAACTCCACCTTAAAGAGTTTAAAAAGCCAGAAAATTTTGAAGCCGTTTTAGCCTTGCGTTCTGCCTTTAATGAAGAGTTAGACCGCTTGAAAAAAGAAGGCGTCATTAAAAATTCGTTGGAATGCGCTATTGAAGTAAAAGAAAAAGCGTTGCGTGAAAATTTAGTAGAAGAATTGCTGATGGTAAGCTTTGTAGGGGTTGCAAAAGAAAGATTAAGCGAAACGCCAGCATTCACGCTCTTTAAGGCCCCCTTTTATAAATGCCCCAGGTGTTGGCGTTTCAAAAGCGAGCTAGAAAACACCCCTTGCAAGCGCTGCGAAGAGGTTTTAAAAGAGCGATGATAAAAGGATAGGGCTTTTGGAAGCTTTACAAACCCATAGAGTTTTACAAGCCCTAATCGGCCATTTTACCCCCTTTTTAGAAAGCGGGATCACCGAGCTAATCATCAATACCGAGCAGGAGCTTTGGCTTTATAAAGTCAATAACACCCGAGAAAAAAGAGGGCATGTGCTTTTTAATAAGGCGTTTTTGCTGAGATTTTGCGAGCAATTGGCTAGTTTTAGGGGGTTGTTTTTTGATGAAGAGCACCCCACTTTAAATTGCTCTATCCCTTTCACGCGTTATAGGGTGAGCGCGAATCACTTTAGCATCACCACGAACAACCAAATCACGCTCAATATCCGTGTGCCTAGGCTTAAGCCCTTAAGTTTAGACGATTTCACTTTCAAAGTAAGCAATCTAGAAAGTTTGAAAAATTTAGTGCTCAAAGGGCATAACATTCTCATTAGCGGGGAGACTTCAAGCGGTAAAACAAGCTTATTAAACGCTCTTTTAGATTGCGTCAATAAAGATGAAAGGGTGGTGAGCGTTGAAGACAGCCAAGAATTGGATTTAAAAGCGTTTAGCAATTGCGTGGGGCTTTTAGTGGGCAAGCAAGAGAATACACGCTTTAATTATGAAGACGCTCTCAATATGGCCATGCGCTTAAACCCGGACAGGCTCATTGTGGGCGAGATTGACACCAGGAATGCAGCGCTCTTTTTGCGTTTAGGAAACACCGGGCATAAGGGCATGCTCTCAACCATTCACGCTAATAGCGCTCAAAACACTTTAGAAGCCCTTTCACTGAATTTGAGCATGCGTTACACGCATTCTTTGGATAAAGATCTAATGCGAGCGTATTTTAAGAGCGCGATTGATGTGATCGTGCATGTGAATAGGATCAATAATGAGCGCCAAATCGCTGAAGTCTTATGGACTAAAGAGCTTTAAATGCCCCTAAAATCCTTAAAAAACCGCTTGAATCAGCATTTTGATCTATCGCCTCGCTACGGGAGCGTGAAAAAAATCATGCCCAATATCGTTTATGCGGATGGTTTTAACCCGTCTGTGGGCGATGTGGTGAAGATTGAAAAAAGCGATGGCAGCGAATGCGTGGGAATGGTGGTGGTGGCAGAAAAAGAGCAGTTTGGTTTCACGCCCTTTAACTTTATAGAGGGGGCTAGGGCTGGCGATAAGGTGCTGTTTTTAAAAGAGGGGTTGAATTTCCCTGTGGGCCGTAATCTTTTAGGGAGGGTGCTTAACCCTTTGGGGCAAGTCATTGACAATAAGGGGGCACTAGATTATGAACGATTAGCACCTGTCATTACAACGCCTATAGCCCCTTTAAAAAGAGGCTTGATTGATGAGGTTTTTAGCGTGGGGGTGAAGAGCATTGATGGGCTTTTGACTTGCGGTAAGGGGCAAAAACTGGGCATTTTTGCCGGCTCTGGGGTGGGTAAATCCACGCTAATGGGCATGATCACTAGGGGTTGCTTAGTGCCCATTAAAGTGATCGCTTTGATTGGGGAAAGGGGCAGAGAAATCCCTGAATTTATAGAGAAAAACCTGAAAGGGGATTTAAGCTCTTGCGTGTTGGTGGTCGCTACGAGCGATGATAGCCCTTTGATGCGCAAATACGGGGCTTTTTGCGCGATGAGCGTGGCGGAGTATTTTAAAAACCAAGGGCTAGACGTGTTGTTTATCATGGATTCAGTGACTCGTTTCGCTATGGCTCAAAGAGAAATCGGTTTGGCCTTAGGCGAACCGCCCACTTCCAAAGGCTACCCCCCATCCGCACTTTCTTTATTGCCTCAATTAATGGAGAGAGCGGGCAAGGAAGAAAATAAGGGGAGCATCACGGCTTTTTTTAGCGTGCTAGTAGAGGGCGATGATTTGAGCGATCCCATAGCCGATCAGGCCAGGAGTATTTTAGACGGGCATATTGTCTTAAGCAGGGAATTGACCGATTATGGGATCTACCCGCCTATCAATATTTTAAACTCCGCATCAAGGGTGGCTAAAGACATTACCAGCGAGTCTCAAAACCTTTATGCGAGAAAATTCCGCCGTTTGTATGCGTTGTTGAAAGAAAATGAAATGCTCATTCGCATCGGCTCTTATCAAATGGGGAACGATAAAGAGCTTGATGAAGCGATTAAGAAAAAGGCTTTAATGGAGCAATTTTTAGCGCAAGATGAAAACGCTTTGCAGCCTTTTGAACAAAGCTTTCAGCAATTAGAAGAAATCTTAAGATAAAAGGAATGTTATGGAATCACAACTCATGAAACTCGCCATTGAGACTTATAAAATCACTTTGATGATTTCTTTACCGGTATTACTAGCGGGCTTAGTGGTGGGGCTATTAGTCAGTATTTTTCAAGCGACCACTCAAATCAATGAAATGACTTTGTCTTTTGTGCCTAAGATTTTAGCGGTGATTGGGGTGCTGATTTTAACCATGCCGTGGATGACTAACATGCTTTTAGACTACACCAAAACCTTAATCAAGCTCATTCCTAAAATCATAGGCTAGAAAATGCTAGAAACCACTATTGATTTTTCCCGTTACAGCAGCGTGAAAATCGGCACGCCTTTAAAAGTGAGCGTTTTAGAAAACGATGATGAAATTTCTCAAGAACACCAGATTATCGGTTTAGCGAACAACCTTTTGATCGCTCCTGGCGTGAAAAATCTCGCCCTTTTAGGCAAAAACTACGATTATATTTGCGATCAGGGCGAATGCGTTGAAATAGGGGGAGCGGCCAACTCGTCTAAAATTTTTAATTATTTTAGGGCGAATGATTTAGGGGGTTTGGAGTTTTTAGGGCAATTGCCTGGCACTTTAGGGGCGTTAGTTAAAATGAATGCCGGCATGAAAGAATTTGAAATCAAAAATGTTTTAGAAAGCGCTTGCATTAATAATGAATGGCTGGAAAAAGAAGCTTTGGGGCTGGGTTATCGCAACAGCGGGTTTAACGGCGTTGTTTTAAGGGCTAGGTTTAAAAAAACGCATGGCTTTAGAGAAGGGGTTTTAAAAGCGTGTAAAAGCATGCGCAAAAGCCACCCCAAATTGCCTAATTTTGGGAGCTGTTTCAAAAACCCGCCTAACGATCATGCGGGCAGGCTTTTAGAGGGCGTGGGCTTAAGGGGCTATCGCTTAAAAAGAGTGGGCTTTGCCAAAGAGCATGCGAATTTTTTGGTGAATTTGGGGGGTGCAGAATTTGAAGAAGCCCTAGATCTGATAGAACTCGCTAAAACCAGAGTGTTACAAGAATACGGCATTCATTTAGAAGAAGAAGTGAAGATTTTAAGGTAGGGTTGAAAAGCTTTATTTGGAATTTTATAACCAACACTCCATTAAAATAGAATTAAAAATAAAAACTATAACCTACTAAACAAAAGGCTAACGCTAGACTAGGGAAAGGGCTAACCGAAAACATGGTTTTTAAGACATACGAATCTAAGAGATTGTTTTCAGTAAGTCTTTTTAAGTGTTTAGATAGTTTTTGATTCCACCTTTTAACTTTCTTAGCAATAGCGCTTGATAAAGCAATAGGCACAGCAACTTACTCATTATCTTTGAGTGTGTGTCAAAATATATGGTTTTGAAATGAAGCTTTCGCACTCAATCAGATTAAAATAAACCCATGATAGAATATAGAGAAATTTTATACAAGGATTATTGATTGGAATTTACAATCACTTCTTTATTTAGTGGGTGCGGAGGATTGGATTTGGGATTTTGTGGAGGGTTTGACTTTTTAAATCGGTACTATGCTAAAAATCCTTTTAAGATAATTTATGCTAATGATCTAGATAAAAATGCTGTTTTAACCTATCAAAAAAATCTTAACGCACATATTGAATGCAAAGATGTTAAGGAAGTTGATTTTGATAAATTGATGCCCACTGATATTGTTTTGGGTGGTTTTCCTTGTCAAGATTTCAGTTTTGCCGGCAAAAGAAAGGGGTTAAAAAGTGAAAGGGGGCGACTTTATGAGAGTATGATTAGATGCGTAAAAGATTTAAAGCCTAAGATTTTTCTTGCTGAAAATGTAAAAGGTCTTTTAAATATTGATAATGGAAACACTTTTAGAAAAATTTTGGATAGCTTTAAAGACTTAGGCTATATGGTTAATTTTGCATGTTTGAAAGTAAGCGATTTTGGAGTATCGCAATTAAGAGAGCGAGTCATTATGGTAGGCGTTAATGAAAGTTACTTTAAAGAGCCTTTTAGTTTTAAAATATTAAAGAAAAGTCATGCCCCTTTTGTGTATGAAATATTGAAAGATTTGGAAAACTTAACAGAGGGGGCTATGCCTAATCATTTTTATTCTAAGGCTAAACGCAATAAAGGACAAGGTAATAATGCTATTAACAAAGATACCTACGCTCCCACTATGCGAGCCGAACATCATGGCAATATTGAATACCACTATAACAATCATAGGCGTTTGAGTGCAAGAGAAGTTGCACGCATTCAAAGTTTCCCGGATAATTTTATTTTTTACCCTAGCACCTCATCAGCTTATAGGCAAATTGGCAACGCTGTGCCACCTGTCTTTGCATGGCATTTAGCGCAAGGAATAAAGGAATTTTTATATGCAAACATTGTTCAATGATGAGAGAATGATATTAAAAATACAAGAAAAATTACCTTATTTATTTCAGCTTGTAGAAAGTGAAAACAGCAGGGATGGTAAATTAGGAATGGAGATTGGTTCAGCTAGAGAAAGGGTAATTATTGCCCTTATGCTTTATTATTTTGGTAAAGAGAATGTGCAAACTGATTTAGCTATCACACAAAAAGAAATAGATGTAATTGTTTTAAATAAGCCTTATTCTATTAAAACCGCTCAAACATTGAACGGCATTAAGCTAATATGGACTACTGATGCTTTAAAAATACAAGAATTTATGGAGAGTTACAAACCAAATACAGACATTTTATTTGTGCATGTTTGTTGGGGAAAAGAGGGAGGGTTTTACTATATTCCTAGTGCTATACAACAAGGAGTTTTAACAACTAAAAGTAAAGGATTTTATTTTAAACTTCCTAAAAGCGGGACAAATTCTAGGGGAGTGGAAATTTCAAAATTAGCCTTATTGGAATGTATTGCTCATAAAGACACGCTAAGAATTCCTATTTTTTGGGAACGCACAAACAACTTAAAACATTCTCCATATGATAAATATTTAGAGCTATGGCAATCCTAAAATCCTTATGTTATTCTTAATAAACCCTAAGAATTTTTGGGGTATCAAGGGCTTTAGAACACTAAAAAATCATCGTAGGCATGAAAGCTTTTTATGAATCACTGATTCTATAAAAATAGGAAAGACTTTGTTCTAATTGGGTGCTGATTACAAAAGAGCTTGATTTTAATTTTAATTGTGCGATAACTTTTTAAAAGCGTTCTTAGGGGTTAGGGTATCGCAAAATACCCCCTATATCCCTATAAGTTTACATGATACTATAAAATAAAATGACGCTATTTGCAAAGAATTTTAAAAACTTCATCGTTTTTTTGTCCTTTAAGAGAGTTTGAAAACTTTTTTCAAAATATTTTTTATCCTATAACAAAAATAATCCCTAATCGTTTTTGATCGGATGTGGGTTTTAAAAGATTGCATTTGTTGGTCTTTAGCCATTTCAAGGCGTTCTTTAAAAAAATCGTTTTTAAAAGGGGTGCAAAAAAGATTTGCAAGCCAAAAACTCGCTTCAGCTTCATAGCAAATCAAACGCCCGTTTAAAGAACTGACAGAACGCCACGGCTTGTGTCTGATGAAATGGAGCATGATGATGTTTTTAGGGTAGTGCTCTTTGAAAGAATCAGAATAGCAATTATAATAAATAGGCAATTCTAAAATGCGCTTCCAAAACACCATATTGATTAAACACTGCTCAGGGTAAAAAAGATCTTTCCCCCTAGTTTTCAAAAACTCTAAAGCGATCTTTTCAAACCCATTTTCGCGCCACAAATCTAAATTCGCTACCAAAAAGCCCATGTTAAAGCCCTGATGGATGCGTTGTAATTCGTTTTGGCTAAAGCGTGAAAAATCAATCTTAAAATTCTTACAAGCGCGCTCAATAAAATCACAAAAGGCTTCAAAAGAAAGGTGGGAAAAAGTGTCTCTCACCATGCCAAGCAACTTAGTGGGATCGTTATCCAGTGCAAAATAAGCGCTTGCAATATCGCCCAAAAACACCGTATCCACATCTATGGAAATGATTTTAGAATAATTAGGGAAGAGCGAAGCGAGCAAGAGCCGGCACAAAACAAGAAGCCCGCCATAACGCTTGGAGCAAGATTCATTAAGATAGCTTTCTATGGAATGATCGAGCGAATCGATATTGATAAACTCTAATGAAGCGAATTTTTTAAAAGGCTCGATGGTTTTTAAGAGCTTGTTTTGCTGCTCTAAAGTAACCTCTTTAACCAAACAATGGATTTTATACACGATGTTAACGGGTAAAAGCTCGTTATTTTGATTGAGAGGGCTAAAGTCTATCATGCTTGTGTGCCTGCTCGCATGGGAGAGTAACGAATAAAGACAAACTCCTGCCCCTAGCGCGTAATTCTTATCAAAACTCATAAAAATAGGGATAATTTGATTTGGCGGAGTTTGCGTATCCATTAGGTTATCCTTTTATAGCGCTTTTTGAGTGTTTTAAAATCGCATGCCTAATCTCTCCAACGCCCCCCATATAAAGGTTATTGAATTGGGTTTTATTGAAAGTGTTTTGGCGCTTGGCTAATTTCATGGTGTTAGAAACAATCGCTTCTTCTAATTCCTTTAAAGTGAGTCGTTTTTCTAAAAAAAGAACGCTCTCTTTAACGCCTATGGCTTTAAAAGGCTGCGAATCTTTAGGGTATTTAATATAAAGGGCTTTGATTTCTTCAATAAGCCCGCAATCAAGCATGTTTTTGGTGCGCTGTTTGATGTTGCTATGAAGCGCGTTTTTTTCCATAGAAAGAGCGAATAAGGAGATAGCATGCTCAAAGGGTTTTTTAGGGTTAGCCTTAAAATACTCGCTTGGGGGCGTGTGGGTGGCATAAAAGATTTCTAAAGCCTTATGGATGCGGTAAGTGTCGTTTGGATGGATTTTAAAAGCCATGTTAGGGTCAATGGATTTTAAAAATGTATAAGGGTTAGAAAGAGTGGCAATTTCTCGCTCTATTTTTACAATCTCTTCATTGCTCAGTTTTGGCATGCTACTCAAGCCTTCTAAAATGGATTTGAGATAAAAACTGCTCCCCCCCACAATGAGTAAAATTTCTTTAGAAGACACCCTTATGGCGTCCTCTAAAAGGGTTTTAAAAAGGATAGCGTTATTTTTTTCATCAATGTTAAGGTAGTCTAGGGCGTAATGCTTGATATTTTTTCGCTCTTTTAAGCTCGGTTTAGCCGAAGCGATATTAATGTCTTTATAAATACTCAAAGAATCCAAAGAAAAGATTTCAGCATCCAATTCTTGGGCTAATTCAATAGAAAGAGCGCTTTTCCCGCTCCCGCTAGGCCCTAGAAGTGCGATGAGTTTCTTAGGCGTTTTGATAAGGAAGCTCCCTTTTATAAGCGTTCAAAAACCCTTCTAGGTCAAATTTTTTACGGCATTCTTCGGTGAAAAGATGGATCATCAAATCCCCCAAATCCAAAATGATCCACTCTTCATTAGACTCATCTATCTGGTAAAAGACTTCGCCCAAAGGCTTAAGGGTGTTTTTAAGCACGTCTAATAAAGAAAGGGCATGCTTATTCGCTAGCGTGGTAGCGATAATGACATCTTCTACTAAATAGGGGGTTTTAGACAAATCAATATGCACAATATCAAAAGCCTTTTTTTCATCTAATAAAGCCGTAATCGTTTCTATGCGTTGGTTCATGAGTTTCCTAAAAAATGGGTTAAAATAACCTTATTATAACTTAAATCAAGGAAAGATTAATGACCCCTGAACTAAACCTCAAATCCTTAGGCGCTAAAACGCCCTATATTTTTGAATACAACAGCCAGCTATTAGAAGCTTTCCCTAACCCAAACCCCAATTTAGACCCCCTAATCACTTTAGAATGCAAGGAATTTACAAGCCTTTGCCCCATCACTTCCCAGCCGGATTTTGGCGTGATTTTTATCCGCTACATCCCTAAAGATAAAATGGTAGAAAGCAAGTCTCTAAAACTCTATTTATTCAGTTACAGAAACCATGGGAGTTTCCATGAGAGCTGCATCAATACGATACTGCTAGATTTAGTCAAATTGCTAGAGCCAAAGTATTTAGAAGTGTATGGGGATTTTGCCTCTAGGGGCGGGATTGCGATCAAGCCTTTTGTGAATTATGCGATCAAAGAATACCAGGAATTTAAAGAAAAACGCCTTTTGGATGCGAAATAATGCACAAG is a window of Helicobacter pylori NQ4053 DNA encoding:
- a CDS encoding ThaI family type II restriction endonuclease; this translates as MQTLFNDERMILKIQEKLPYLFQLVESENSRDGKLGMEIGSARERVIIALMLYYFGKENVQTDLAITQKEIDVIVLNKPYSIKTAQTLNGIKLIWTTDALKIQEFMESYKPNTDILFVHVCWGKEGGFYYIPSAIQQGVLTTKSKGFYFKLPKSGTNSRGVEISKLALLECIAHKDTLRIPIFWERTNNLKHSPYDKYLELWQS
- a CDS encoding glycosyltransferase family 8 protein, yielding MDTQTPPNQIIPIFMSFDKNYALGAGVCLYSLLSHASRHTSMIDFSPLNQNNELLPVNIVYKIHCLVKEVTLEQQNKLLKTIEPFKKFASLEFINIDSLDHSIESYLNESCSKRYGGLLVLCRLLLASLFPNYSKIISIDVDTVFLGDIASAYFALDNDPTKLLGMVRDTFSHLSFEAFCDFIERACKNFKIDFSRFSQNELQRIHQGFNMGFLVANLDLWRENGFEKIALEFLKTRGKDLFYPEQCLINMVFWKRILELPIYYNCYSDSFKEHYPKNIIMLHFIRHKPWRSVSSLNGRLICYEAEASFWLANLFCTPFKNDFFKERLEMAKDQQMQSFKTHIRSKTIRDYFCYRIKNILKKVFKLS
- the miaA gene encoding tRNA (adenosine(37)-N6)-dimethylallyltransferase MiaA → MALLGPSGSGKSALSIELAQELDAEIFSLDSLSIYKDINIASAKPSLKERKNIKHYALDYLNIDEKNNAILFKTLLEDAIRVSSKEILLIVGGSSFYLKSILEGLSSMPKLSNEEIVKIEREIATLSNPYTFLKSIDPNMAFKIHPNDTYRIHKALEIFYATHTPPSEYFKANPKKPFEHAISLFALSMEKNALHSNIKQRTKNMLDCGLIEEIKALYIKYPKDSQPFKAIGVKESVLFLEKRLTLKELEEAIVSNTMKLAKRQNTFNKTQFNNLYMGGVGEIRHAILKHSKSAIKG
- the rsfS gene encoding ribosome silencing factor; translation: MNQRIETITALLDEKKAFDIVHIDLSKTPYLVEDVIIATTLANKHALSLLDVLKNTLKPLGEVFYQIDESNEEWIILDLGDLMIHLFTEECRKKFDLEGFLNAYKRELPYQNA
- the queF gene encoding preQ(1) synthase, translating into MTPELNLKSLGAKTPYIFEYNSQLLEAFPNPNPNLDPLITLECKEFTSLCPITSQPDFGVIFIRYIPKDKMVESKSLKLYLFSYRNHGSFHESCINTILLDLVKLLEPKYLEVYGDFASRGGIAIKPFVNYAIKEYQEFKEKRLLDAK